Genomic window (Tripterygium wilfordii isolate XIE 37 chromosome 11, ASM1340144v1, whole genome shotgun sequence):
GACTCAAAGACGGCAATCCTGTGAAAAACCTAGTGAAAGACCAACAAAGCACTTTGAAATTAGAATTAAGCAAACCTAAGCCTAAGGCTCGAAATCAACATCAATAAGAGATTAAGAGTACCATACCTGATCGCTGGAGAGGGAGATGTCAGAGACTTAGAACTTAATAGTCAAAACACAGGCTTAAGAGTGTAGAGACTGTAGAAGGGCAATCCGAATGGAAGACTCGAAGACGGCAGTCATGCACTCATGTGAGACTGCGATAAACTAAGTTTGAGACTTTTAGGTTATGTTTTAAGTGTTTAATCTAATGGTGGAAATGAAATATTGAATACATAACTATTCAAATCAACGGTTGATAACTGATATTAATAATagaaattagaaattaatagacatatatattaaatattaaactatataattaataattataatattatatatttatccggtccggtccggttaaccTCTGGTTATGAATTTCCCAAATCGTAGACCAGACCGCCAAAACTCTGTTAGAAACAGTTATTTAAACCATTTGACTAAATAAGTCAATTAACCAAACCAAACCGGACCGACCGGTCCGATTTTTGGTTTTGGTCTGGATTCTGGTTTTATTTGCACAGCCCtacacaaacatttttttttcatactaGAAATGTTTTATTTGCTTTCTAAAtcatttatttcaattttttttcaaattgtctataagagtgtgtttggattgagggatttaggagaagggaaaagaaagagaaaggaaagggagagaagagaagagaatggaaggggtAATACTGTCTCCCATGTCGTCAACTTCAAATCATCACATCATCAACATTGAATCCACACCCTCGACATTAGACACATATTTCGTCAATCTCGACTCTCTAGTTGTCTCGACTTCAACTTTACCTCCTTCACAACCTTGACCCTCGTGTCAGAGTTGAAACACTTCTCCCAATCAAGCTCTCGTCGAAAAAGATCATTCCTTCCCTCATCTATATTCGACACCCAAATCTAAAAAATGCCTAGAACCAATCTAGAGTCGTGCTCCCGTTCCATCAATCACTCCATAATTAGCTTCAAACGCACACTCATCTTATAAATAACCTTGAACCAAAATGATGGACTTTCTTCTAACAAATCGGTATTGACACACATTTGTTATAAATCGCTCATCTCATATCAAATTTAGAATATTGAATAAAACCAGTGGTCAAGATTCTCAAGAATGACTTCACAAAGAAACCTTTTATTggaaatttcaaaagattgttCATTTATCTCATATTGATTTGCATTCTACCTCGTCATTTTTCTTAAGAGTCGTGTTTTGTTAAAGGACTTGCATTTGTAGTAAATTAATTATGGTTATGTTTAGTAGTAATGTAATGTGTGTTTACTTTACAGGACTCAGGCTAGGGGTAGTATGGTCACTTTATCTAATTGTATGGTTTTGTATTGGTTCTCTCGAAAAAGAGAACAAGACTTAATGTTTTGAGAaaattaatgtgaagtgttTGAAACCCTAGATCTGGGTTCTCAGCTTGAAGGTGATTATCATTGTGTGAATCAGTTTGATGTTCATTGTCTGATTTCACTATAAGAGAACAGATTTCTTACGATGTAATTTTCCGTCGCAAAACATCGAAATTCCATCGCTAATAATTTTTGCGATGGAATTTTGTCCATTACAAAACACTCGTCGCaaaaaattagtgacggaaaattACGATGGAATATTTACAACGACACTTAACGATGAAATTATTTTGCAACGGAATATGCGACCGAAATCCCTTCGCAAATTAAtggataaaaaattaaattttgagtATTTGCAATGgaatattccgtcgctaattGACCACGCATTTTGCAACTGCATATTCCGTCGCAAAATatattatgtttaaaatttaaatttttatggaGCAAATTTGTCACAACTTTTGCGACAAGATTTCCATcgcaaaatttttattttctaaattttaatttatttaaataaatatattttatttatataaaaatattagcGACGAAATTTGTTTGACAATTCCGtgctaattatattatttttcattttatgttttatgttttataataatgattttttaaattcgATATTATTATAGTTCAActataattatcaatttaataatttcattaaaaatctattatcaaaatgtgcaagaaatagtatgtaataaaaattaatattatacataAGTGGGTCAgtatttttatgaaatacaaTCTAATCTTCATAAAAAATGTGTCCATGTGAAGCATGATCATCTTCAGGGTTGTTTTTGGGGGATCGCATCTGTATCTGAGAAAATAATTACTGCTCCATCCGCTCTTGATCCTGCATTCGCTGTCGCAAGTCACCGACCTCAACCAATAACTTAGAGTTCATCCGAGCGATGCGCTCCACCAACTCTTGCTCCAACTTCGCCTGAGTATACTCTGGAATGTCCACTAGAGCAAGATGAAGAACTAGGCAAAAAAGCTTGCCTCAGATCCAAGCTCATAGATGcgatttttcttattcttcccaCCAGTCACCGTAAGGAATAAAGGATCCTCATCCAACGGCTCAAGAGGTGACTCACTGGTGGAGGAGATTGATCGCTGTGTCAGAATGTCCTCCTTCAGCTTGTTAAATTTTTCCTGCAAAAGAAGATACTAATGCTCATGAATACTGATaagacaaaaacaagcaacaacacaatatattaaagaaaaaatagataATAATAGCACATCCCAAATGTGTAAGcagacacaaacaaaaaaaatatgcaatcaaatgagctaaaataaatatatccaaAAACTGTTCAACTAAGCTAAGACACCATTGCATTCCAAATTTCAAGAAACATAGATATTTAAACAGCAACACTaaagattaaaaacaaacaaatggggTTCATTGTAGCTTTGTAAAAGAGATGCCAACAACCTACAACCTAGCTCTATattagtactatatatatatatataaataaatttaaatactTACAAATGTAGTTGTTGCTCGTTCATCGACTAATTGTTGCGTACTCTTTTTTTGATGAGTGCGAACAAACACCTCTGCCTTGGTGGGATTCCGGCCAAGTTCCACCTTCtacaattaaaattacaaaaggcatatgatatttaaattttaaagaagataaaaaattgaaattgttaaatttactCAGAATTTACCATTCTCTTACGGTACTCCATGTAAGGAATAGAGCCACCAGTGTGAGAACAACTATCCTTATATGCTAGATTTTTGTTCCCCtgttcccttttcttcttgtaCTCTGGCCCATCCCAAATACGACGAAGTTCAAAAAGGACTGCAGTAGGGATCAAGACAGCTTTGGTGGGGTTTTCTCGTGCCCTATGTATCATGCCCCAAAATAATTCTCCACTCTTCTTATTTCACAGTTTCTTTATTGCAACATTATGAGCAGGGTCCCATGTAAATTTACTCTACAAGATAAGAAAAAGTTAACATTGTGAAGCATTTGTGAAAAAATATAGAAAGGGGAACACTTTCAATTTACATTTTATACTTATCTTGAACTCCTCAAAGTAACCTTCTTTTTCCTCGGGAGTAAAATCACTCCATTATGTCATGGCTCGTTCATACTTGGACTTCATGATCTCGCTTATCTTCCGAGTAACATCAAAATGATCAAAACTATGAATTAACAAGAAAAAGATATTAGTGACGTAAATGCTTTTGTAATAAATGTATACTAAAATAAGAGTAATGAAAAATGTACTTACAGAGCAACTGAAATAGGTTGTATCAAGATAAGGCTATTATGAGGAGGCACAACCCCAATATTCTGGCACGAAGAGCCATTGGCACCCTGTGTGTCCAGTGGTGGGCCTTGCGTGTTGGGTGATGTGGGATATGGGGGCTAGATGGACCCCCTGTCAGCGTATCAGGAGTGAGGTGACTGGGAGATGATAAAGTAGGAAGATCTTGAATGGTTTGTTGAACAGAATTCACAGAGGAGGGCGAGGAGGCTGTGGCATGAGGGTGTAAACATTCCGCATTCCCTATGATGGGTCTACTGCGTCGAGAGACATGACCTCAACCGAATGTAGTATGGCCACGGTTCGTCAATTGATCACTAGCCATCTCCTCTAATGCAAGCTAATCGATATTGTAGTAATGCAATTGACACTTTCTCTTAGAGTACACAATAGTTCAGTAATGCCATAGACAGAGCACTCACTAAATAACATTGCACAATGCACAGACAATAGGATAAGGAGAAGAAATTCAACATCCAAGACAGAACACACACTAAATAACATTGCACAATTAACACACAATAGGCTACATGATATCTAATGTTCAACATATAAATACTAAAGATTTGCTGTCACTCTTGGAGAAAACTGAATCGGGTGGTGATCACCTACAGAATAGCAACCTAGCCATTAGCTTCTGAAGGCCCCTTGTGAAAACATATAGGCCGGAGGACCCAGTAACAGAAGCAACAACCTTTTGGCGTTAATAACTTGTCATGCACCAGAGTAATGTAAATAAAATCACTCTCATATGTCCTACATGGGTCTGTTGTTATTAAAGCTGCATTGCCTTCTAAGATCAACTTAGAGTATTGAACAACATAAACACAGCATGCTCACAAGTACCTTCATGCACAAAAAATAATACTACCCAAATagacttcctttttttttgaatgcccAAATACTGACCTTTCAACTCAGTAAATATTCCTCTAACATTGCTAAATAATATTGCAATTGAATATCATAGTTACGTCTCAAGCTAGACTTCAACACTGCAAATATTGAAGTAAATACATCTATAAATGCAATTCTATAAATGCAATTTTAACAAATTCTTTATTCTACGAAAGTGACTTAGGATTCAAAAAATAATGGCAGTAGTTAACAAACAGAAAATCAAATGAATGCCATTTACCAACCTATCTAGAAGTCTGGAAGTACCCTACACCAACAATTCTCAACAAATCACAGTGCAACATCAAGAGAAACAAAACACAACATCAAGGGAGAACAAACAACTTAACAGAGAAATAAATCTCAAATCGCAAGAGAGATACAAACCGTAAACAACGTGCAAGACGACGAAGTGAGAAAGATTTTGTCGCGAGAGACTGTGCGATAGAATGAGCGAGAGATTGAATGAGAGACCTAGCGATGGACGAGAGTTTCGGTGTGTGAGAGACCTAGAAGGAACGAGAGACGAAGAGTGTCTGGGTTTCGCGCGCATCTTTTTTCTCATACAGAGGAGATATATGGGAATTAAGGCATATTGAAAATTTGATAACTGTTCCCACTACCGCCCGACATCCTTGTGAAATTTGGAAGTCAAattttgtgatatatatatatatatatatatatatatatatatatatatatatacacgcacacattatttatataggctaattgaaacttgaaaattatttataattgataATTGATACTTCAAAGATCCCAATACCGCCCAGTATAGTctcaatatattttatatgtgtatatatatatatacacacacacacacacacacacacacacacacatatatatatatatatatatatatatatatatatatatatatatatttatatatacacacattatatatatacacattattTACATATAATAATTGACAATGCAATACTATTTTTCACagaaattaaaattaacaaGAAATCCATACAATTAACTAAAGTCTAATATTcatcaaataaacaaacacacaTTGTTAATCATCTTCGGGCTTTTCCTGTGTCTCAGAATCATCAAAttctgattcttcttcttcatcgtcaTCAACAGTCACTTCCTCATTCATTTGCCTTGTAGAATATTCGTCCACTTCATCAGGTTCAGCTTCATTATCGACGAGCGACTCTATTTGATCAGTATCTCCTCTGAATGTCTCAACTGATAATTCATCATTTTGGAAGGCATCATCCATTTGTTTTGATTATGCAGTAATAGTGTGCCTCACTTTCGTCGTCTTAATCATGACCCACCAATCTTGTCGATCATGTATCCCTTCCGAATAAGGAGTGAAGTAGACTTGATCCGCTTGTTGTGCAATTATAAATGGATTAAACTTCCTGTAACTCTTTTTACGTTTCACATCGACAAGTCCATATTGTTTATGGATTCGCGTACCTCGGTTAGGAGTTGGGTAGAACCACtcataattaaaaagaacagaaagaaaaaagagagaaatgggCGAAACAGACAGCAACAATATactaaaattattttctaaCATATTAGCGACGAAATTTACAATGGAATTATTTTCGTCGCAAACTTTGTATCAGaaaaagtatatttttgaagGTTTTAATATCAGAAGATaaaatttagcgacggaatttgtCACAGAATTATTTCCATCGCTAATTTGTATTAGAAAAAGTAAGATTTTCTGAAAGGGTTGTCAGGAGATCAGATTTAGCGACGAAATTTCATGTTCGTCACTAGGCTTTTGCGACGACATTTGACTCTGTGGCTAACCTCGCTAAGTTGCACTAGAAAAAGTTAGATTTTTTGGAAGGGGTATCAGAAGATTGGATTTAGCGACGGAATCAAATTTCGTTGCTAAAGTCCGTCACAAATTCCGTTGCAGTTTTGCAACAGGCTTTTGCAACGAAATTtgattccgtcactaaatccaTTGCTAAAGTCTGTCGCTATTCTGTTGCAAATGTTGACGGGAATTCACGCCATAAACTACAATGGAATTTGCGATGAATTTTTTTACAACGAAAAAGTCCGTCACAAATTCCTTCACAAAATGttataaaattttaacaaaCTTTAGCGATTGAAATTTGTGAAAATTCAGTCGTAAAATTTATGATTTGCAACGGAAAAATATCAATCGCAAATATTTGTCGCTAAATagctgttttcttgtagtgtttCTATATCCtacagtggtatcggagcatgacGTTGGCCTCGGGCTGTGTCTCAGCGTGAAGCAATGGCATCGTCGAGTGACCGAACTATGATTCCTGTGTTCAACGTCAAAGATTATACCTCATGGAAAGTAAAGATGAAAACTTCTCATGTCAGAAGGGTTATGGAACACTGTAGTCTATGGGTACAAAGAATCAACAGATGATAGTATTTTAGATACTGCAACAAAGAAGGAGATTTAGAGCACCAGGATGTTGAATGCTAGGGCCTCGTCTCGGCCTCAAAATGGGGTGAGAGGCACGATCTTTCCACGCATTATTAAGGCCTGATAGGCCAATGAGGCTAGGGACACTCTTACAAAAGAGTTCGAAGGAGACAGTCACACGGTGATTATCAAGCTACAGATCTTGAggcgtgaatttgaaaattttcatatgcAAGAGGCATATGTGGTGAAAACTTTCTACAATAAAGTTGTGGATGTGGTAAATCAAATGCGAACCTTGGGGGAGGAGGTCACAGACTAGAAATTTGTTCAGAGGATGCTCATTAGTCTACCTGAGAGGTATGATATTGCGGTAATAGCTATTGAAAAATCTAAGGATCTCACTGTGTTAAAACCTGAGGAATTAGTTGGGTCACTGGAAGCCCATGAACAGGGGCGACAAAGACGTGGAGACCAAAATTAGTTTGCTCAGTCAGGTGAATCAACTTTTCAAGCCAAACTTACATTCAGTGAGGACTCAAAAAGAGGCAAATAGTCTCAATGGAAAGGAACTGAAAGAGGTACTGGTTCTAATAGTATTGTCCATGATACAAAGTTTTTTGGCAATAGTAAAATGTGTGATATTTGTAATAGGGTAGGCTATTTGGCAGATGAATGCTGACACAAAGGCAAGCCACAGTGCCACCATTGTAAAAGGTTTGGTCATATTCAGAAAAATTATCgttttaaaatagaaaacaagGCTAATTTTGCTGAGTTCAATCCTGTTCAAGAAGAAAATTTATTCTATGCTACACAGTCTACTTTGTTTGTCAAAAATAATGTCTGATACCTAGATAGTAGTTGCAATAATCACATGTCTATTAATGAAGTTTTGTTTGACTATATTCACCGTACTGTTTCAACTACAATTAGATTGGGGAGTGGTGAAGTGGTAAACTTTAAGGGAAAATGGAGAGTTAAAATAACAACTGATGAAGgtttaaaatttatcaatgatGTTTTGTATGTTCTTGCATTGAGTAGTAATTTTTTAAGTGTGGGGAAAATGATGGAACATGGATACAATCTTGTCTTTGATAATGGAGAATGTCAAATCTATGATAGGGAGAATACTGAGAAGGAGTTGATGTTTGTGCCAATGAAGAATCATAGAAATTTCATGTTGGATTTCAATTTTACTGACGAGACAGTGGCTCTCAAGAATGAAACTCAACAGAAAGGGGACACTCAATTATGGCACAGAAGGTATTGTCACTTGAATGGTGCAGATCTTAAACTATTATCTCATAAGGAGTTGGTTCTTGGTCTTCCTAATATTCTCTCCcaagagagagagtgtgagagTTGTCTTATGGGTAAGTAGCATAGGAGTCCATGGCCAACACAAGGGACTTGGAGAGCAGACTTTGTTTTAGAGTT
Coding sequences:
- the LOC120009638 gene encoding uncharacterized protein LOC120009638, whose protein sequence is MIHRARENPTKAVLIPTAVLFELRRIWDGPEYKKKREQGNKNLAYKDSCSHTGGSIPYMEYRKRMKVELGRNPTKAEVFVRTHQKKSTQQLVDERATTTFEKFNKLKEDILTQRSISSTSESPLEPLDEDPLFLTVTGGKNKKNRIYELGSEASFFA